A single genomic interval of Lathyrus oleraceus cultivar Zhongwan6 chromosome 7, CAAS_Psat_ZW6_1.0, whole genome shotgun sequence harbors:
- the LOC127108255 gene encoding uncharacterized protein LOC127108255, which translates to MQTCVPVYLWGNSLPVEPYFLEQRYLDAINGIIRPSPGSKYAACSTCSSPKSTSPDGCTSGESPSHYQGMQQLQKGMVSMQRVRSSPSLSSLTNSYNNTQQLQQQQQQPHNHGISRSRSSHYQYQQLSLVGGLRPIHEVGIGMGMGRISPSQMTMNMMTDNMSSSSSSRGMNYYYSNANRPHKGYAYHDESVGHVIPSVPRSPRTYLGE; encoded by the exons ATGCAGACATGTGTACCTGTTTATCTTTGG GGAAATTCACTTCCTGTTGAACCATATTTCTTAGAACAGCGTTACCTTGATGCCATCAACGGAATCATACGCCCAAGCCCCGGCTCTAAATATGCGGCTTGCTCTACGTGTTCTTCGCCAAAATCAACCTCTCCAGATGGATGTACTAGCGGGGAATCACCGTCCCACTACCAAGGTATGCAGCAGTTACAGAAGGGTATGGTTTCAATGCAGAGAGTGAGAAGCTCTCCAAGTTTATCCAGCCTTACAAACAGCTACAATAATACACAACAGTTacagcagcagcagcagcaaccGCATAATCACGGTATTAGTAGAAGTAGGAGTAGTCATTATCAATACCAGCAACTCTCTCTTGTTGGTGGACTTAGACCAATACATGAAGTAGGGATTGGAATGGGAATGGGAAGGATATCGCCATCTCAGATGACTATGAATATGATGACAGATAATATGAGTAGTAGCAGTAGCAGTAGGGGTATGAATTACTATTACTCTAATGCAAACAGACCCCATAAAGGTTATGCATACCATGATGAATCAGTTGGTCATGTTATTCCATCAGTCCCCCGGAGTCCCAGAACGTATCTAGGTGAATGA
- the LOC127102020 gene encoding stromal 70 kDa heat shock-related protein, chloroplastic, with translation MTEKSYIIMKEQNCKIIRKLQNNFIGNWFVTKAVVTVPAYFNDSQRTATKDAGRIAGLEVLRIINEPTAASLAYGFERKNNETILVFDLGGGTFDVSVLEVGDGVFEVLSTSGDTHLGGDDFDKVGLVLPYFVLLIIISWLMW, from the exons ATGACAGAAAAAAGTTATATCATAATGAAagagcaaaattgcaaaatcatCAGAAAACTACAGAACAATTTTATA GGTAATTGGTTTGTCACCAAGGCTGTGGTTACTGTGCCTGCTTACTTCAATGATTCACAAAGGACTGCTACAAAGGATGCTGGAAGAATAGCTGGTCTTGAAGTTCTTAGAATCATCAATGAACCAACTGCCGCATCCTTGGCTTATGGTTTTGAAAGGAAAAACAATGAAACTATTTTGGTATTTGACCTTGGAGGTGGTACTTTTGATGTCTCAG TGCTCGAGGTTGGTGACGGAGTCTTTGAGGTGCTGTCTACTTCTGGTGACACACACTTGGGTGGTGATGATTTTGATAAGGTTGGACTTGTTCTTCCTTACTTTGTATTGTTAATTATTATAAGTTGGTTAATGTGGTGA
- the LOC127105564 gene encoding probable phospholipid hydroperoxide glutathione peroxidase isoform X2, with the protein MLCTSTRILFSTTTKLALAASSSSSFHFHFFSTNYPISVSHLPNKSFPKPKPNFRTLTPLFFTLRINHTMASPSNPQSIHDFTVKDAKGNDVNLGDYKGKVLIIVNVASQCGLTNSNYTELSQLYEKYKQKGLEILAFPCNQFGAQEPGSVEEIQDFVCTRFKAEFPVFDKVDVNGANAAPIYKYLKSSKGGLFGDGIKWNFSKFLVDKNGNVVERYAPTTSPLSIEKDLLKLLDA; encoded by the exons ATGCTTTGTACTTCAACTCGCATCCTCTTTTCAACTACAACAAAACTAGCTCTAGctgcttcttcttcttcttcttttcacTTTCACTTTTTCTCCACAAATTATCCAATCTCAGTTTCTCATCttccaaacaaatcttttcctaAACCTAAACCAAATTTTAGAACTCTAACCCCTTTGTTCTTCACTCTAAGAATAAATCACACCATGGCTTCTCCCTCAAACCCCCAATCAATTCACGATTTCACCGTTAAG GATGCTAAGGGTAATGATGTTAATCTTGGTGACTACAAAGGAAAGGTCCTTATCATCGTCAATGTTGCCTCACAATG TGGCTTGACTAACTCCAATTACACAGAACTGAGTCAGTTGTATGAGAAATACAAACAAAAAG GTTTGGAAATCCTGGCATTCCCATGCAACCAGTTTGGGGCACAGGAACCTGGATCTGTTGAAGAGATACAAGACTTTGTCTGCACTCGCTTCAAAGCTGAGTTTCCCGTTTTTGACAAG GTTGATGTGAATGGTGCCAATGCTGCTCCAATCTACAAGTATCTAAAGTCAAGCAAAGGTGGACTCTTTGGGGACGGTATCAAATGGAACTTCTCCAAGTTCCTTGTGGATAAAAATGGCAATGTTGTAGAACGTTATGCACCCACAACATCACCTCTTAGCATTGAG
- the LOC127105566 gene encoding uncharacterized protein LOC127105566, which yields MGGSKASFTSEVGNSLPRCGCNETMKLFVSKSIENPGRKFWKCRNYMNGCGLFLWDDLVSEFAVKETNPSGCRQCEVNKAYLIEFAKEIVEEIDCRVGKLNKLEKLKKKIAMEKRKNLWLMFVIGLSWMLIAAMVKLV from the exons ATGGGTGGCAGCAAGGCATCTTTCACGAGTGAAGTTGGAAACAGCTTACCAAGATGTGGATGCAATGAAACCATGAAGTTGTTTGTCTCCAAGTCAATTGAAAACCCCGGTCGCAAATTTTGGAAATGCAGGAATTATATG AATGGGTGCGGTTTATTTTTGTGGGATGATTTGGTCAGTGAGTTTGCAGTGAAAGAAACCAATCCGTCCGGATGCCGCCAATGTGAAGTCAACAAGGcttatttgattgaatttgcTAAAGAGATTGTTGAGGAGATAGATTGCAGAGTCGGAAAGCTTAACAAGTTAGAAAAACTGAAGAAAAAGATTGCAATGGAAAAGAGGAAAAATTTATGGTTAATGTTTGTAATTGGTCTGTCATGGATGTTGATAGCAGCTATGGTTAAGTTAGTCTAA
- the LOC127105559 gene encoding uncharacterized protein LOC127105559, whose product MAMDPKRVKSDLVLILDFGSQYTHLITRRIRSLSVFSLCLNGTSSLQSITELNPSLVILSGGPHSVHTPDSPSFPDGFLQWAQSNSVPVLGICYGLQLLVNRLGGEVRVGNTQEYGRMEIHVENPSALYPSDKVGHNQVVWMSHGDEAVTLPSGFNVVARSQQGAVAAIENPSAKLYGLQYHPEVTHTPEGMETLKHFLFDVCGIAAEWKMEDVLEEEIRVINNTVGPKEHVICALSGGVDSTVAATIVHKAIGDRLHCVFVDNGLLRYKEQERVMETFEKDLHLPVVCVDAVDRFLTKLKGVTDPEVKRKIIGKEFICIFDDFAQELEKKLGTRPSYLVQGTLYPDVIESCPPPGSGRTHSHTIKSHHNVGGLPKDMKLKLIEPLKLLFKDEVRQLGRIMDVPEGFLKRHPFPGPGLAVRVLGDVTEGNALDILRQVDEIFIQSIKDAGLYDVIWQAFAVFLPVRSVGVQGDQRTHSHVVALRAVTSQDGMTADWYYFDHKFLNDVSTKICNEVVGVNRVVLDITSKPPSTIEWE is encoded by the exons ATGGCAATGGATCCCAAACGCGTCAAATCCGACCTCGTTCTCATCCTCGACTTCGGTTCCCAATACACTCACCTCATCACTCGTCGAATCCGAAGCCTCTCCGTTTTCTCCCTCTGCCTCAACGGCACCTCCTCTCTCCAATCCATCACCGAACTCAACCCTTCCCTCGTCATTCTCTCCGGCGGTCCCCACTCCGTCCACACACCCGACTCCCCTTCCTTCCCCGACGGCTTCCTCCAGTGGGCTCAGTCCAATTCCGTCCCCGTTCTTGGTATTTGCTACGGACTCCAGCTTCTCGTTAACCGTCTCGGAGGTGAAGTTCGTGTCGGAAACACGCAGGAGTATGGACGGATGGAAATCCATGTCGAAAATCCTTCTGCTCTATACCCGTCCGATAAAGTTGGACATAATCAAGTTGTCTGGATGAGTCATGGAGATGAAGCTGTCACTCTTCCTTCGGGCTTCAATGTCGTGGCGCGAAGCCAGCAGGGTGCTGTTGCTGCTATAGAGAATCCCTCTGCCAAATTATATGGCCTTCAGTATCACCCTGAG GTGACTCATACGCCTGAGGGAATGGAAACTCTGAAGCATTTTTTGTTTGATGTTTGTGGAATTGCGGCGGAGTGGAAGATGGAGGATGTGTTGGAGGAAGAAATTAGAGTGATCAATAATACAGTGGGGCCTAAGGAACATGTTATTTGTGCCTTATCTGGTGGTGTTGATTCCACTGTTGCTGCTACCATAGTTCATAAAGCCATTGGGGATAGGCTTCATTGTGTTTTTGTTGACAATGGCTTGCTCAG GTATAAGGAGCAGGAACGGGTGATGGAAACCTTTGAAAAGGATCTTCATTTACCTGTTGTATGTGTTGATGCTGTAGATCGCTTTCTTACAAAGCTAAAAGGTGTGACGGATCCTGAAGTAAAGAGGAAAATAATTGGTAAAGAGTTTATCTGCATTTTTGACGATTTTGCTCAGGAGCTAGAGAAGAAACTGGGAACCAGACCTTCTTACTTGGTTCAAGGGACCTTGTACCCTGATGTGATTGAATCATGCCCACCACCTGGAAGTGGGAGAACCCATTCCCATACCATCAAGAGTCATCATAATGTTGGTGGTCTGCCAAAGGACATGAAACTGAAACTTATTGAACCACTTAAACTACTTTTCAAGGATGAG GTTCGTCAATTAGGGAGGATCATGGATGTTCCCGAGGGATTTCTAAAACGTCATCCCTTCCCTGGGCCTGGTCTTGCAGTTAGAGTATTGGGTGATGTGACTGAAGGAAATGCGTTAGATATTCTCCGACAG GTTGATGAGATTTTCATTCAGTCAATCAAAGATGCTGGCCTCTATGATGTAATATGGCAAGCCTTTGCAGTTTTCTTACCAGTAAGATCTGTTGGAGTTCAAGGTGATCAAAGAACACACTCCCATGTTGTCGCACTCAGAGCTGTTACAAGTCAAGATGGAATGACAGCAGACTG GTACTACTTTGACCACAAGTTCCTTAATGATGTCTCAACCAAAATCTGTAATGAGGTCGTTGGTGTGAATCGTGTTGTGCTAGATATTACGTCAAAGCCTCCATCAACAATTGAGTGGGAATAA
- the LOC127105564 gene encoding probable phospholipid hydroperoxide glutathione peroxidase isoform X1: MLCTSTRILFSTTTKLALAASSSSSFHFHFFSTNYPISVSHLPNKSFPKPKPNFRTLTPLFFTLRINHTMASPSNPQSIHDFTVKDAKGNDVNLGDYKGKVLIIVNVASQCGLTNSNYTELSQLYEKYKQKGLEILAFPCNQFGAQEPGSVEEIQDFVCTRFKAEFPVFDKVDVNGANAAPIYKYLKSSKGGLFGDGIKWNFSKFLVDKNGNVVERYAPTTSPLSIEKDLLKLLDA; the protein is encoded by the exons ATGCTTTGTACTTCAACTCGCATCCTCTTTTCAACTACAACAAAACTAGCTCTAGctgcttcttcttcttcttcttttcacTTTCACTTTTTCTCCACAAATTATCCAATCTCAGTTTCTCATCttccaaacaaatcttttcctaAACCTAAACCAAATTTTAGAACTCTAACCCCTTTGTTCTTCACTCTAAGAATAAATCACACCATGGCTTCTCCCTCAAACCCCCAATCAATTCACGATTTCACCGTTAAG GATGCTAAGGGTAATGATGTTAATCTTGGTGACTACAAAGGAAAGGTCCTTATCATCGTCAATGTTGCCTCACAATG TGGCTTGACTAACTCCAATTACACAGAACTGAGTCAGTTGTATGAGAAATACAAACAAAAAG GTTTGGAAATCCTGGCATTCCCATGCAACCAGTTTGGGGCACAGGAACCTGGATCTGTTGAAGAGATACAAGACTTTGTCTGCACTCGCTTCAAAGCTGAGTTTCCCGTTTTTGACAAG GTTGATGTGAATGGTGCCAATGCTGCTCCAATCTACAAGTATCTAAAGTCAAGCAAAGGTGGACTCTTTGGGGACGGTATCAAATGGAACTTCTCCAAGTTCCTTGTGGATAAAAATGGCAATGTTGTAGAACGTTATGCACCCACAACATCACCTCTTAGCATTGAG AAGGACTTGTTGAAGTTGCTTGATGCATGA
- the LOC127102019 gene encoding uncharacterized protein LOC127102019: MIVGCYSVGNSLPVEPYFLEQRYLDAINGIIRPSPGSKYAACSTCSSPKSTSPDGCTSGESPFHYLGMQQLQKGMVSMQRVRSSPSLSSLTNSYNNTQQLQQQQQQPHNHGISRSRSSHYQYQQLSLVGGLTPIHEVGIGMGRISPSQMTMNMMTDNMSSSSSSRGMNYYYSNANRPHKGYAYHDESVGHVIPSVPRSPRTYLGE, from the exons atgattGTGGGGTGCTATTCAGTT GGAAATTCACTTCCTGTTGAACCATATTTCTTAGAACAGCGTTACCTTGATGCCATCAACGGAATCATACGCCCAAGCCCCGGCTCTAAATATGCGGCTTGCTCTACGTGTTCTTCGCCAAAATCAACCTCTCCAGATGGATGTACTAGCGGGGAATCACCGTTCCACTACCTAGGTATGCAGCAGTTACAGAAGGGTATGGTTTCAATGCAGAGAGTGAGAAGCTCTCCAAGTTTATCCAGCCTTACAAACAGCTACAATAATACACAACAGTTacagcagcagcagcagcaaccGCATAATCACGGTATTAGTAGAAGTAGGAGTAGTCATTATCAATACCAGCAACTCTCTCTTGTTGGTGGACTTACACCAATACATGAAGTAGGGATTGGAATGGGAAGGATATCGCCATCTCAGATGACTATGAATATGATGACAGATAATATGAGTAGTAGCAGTAGCAGTAGGGGTATGAATTACTATTACTCTAATGCAAACAGACCCCATAAAGGTTATGCATACCATGATGAATCAGTTGGTCATGTTATTCCATCAGTCCCCCGGAGTCCCAGAACGTATCTAGGTGAATGA